The sequence below is a genomic window from Lysobacter stagni.
ATCAGCTGCGACACCACGTTCTCGATCGCACGACCGAAGAAGAACAGCGTGAGCATGTTGAACAGCAGGTGCGACCAGTCCGCGTGGATGAAACCGTGCGTGATCAGGCGGTCGTACTGGTGTTTGCGGTCGATCGCCGGCGGCCACAGGATCAACCGCTCCAGCAGCCGCGGCCGGTCGAAAGCCAGCCACGACACCACGACGGTCACGGCGATCAGGATGAAGGTCAGCATCGGTCGGGATTCCGGACTCAGGCGGTGCGGTAGTTGTCCTGCATCGGGTATGTCCGCGCGTACAGCGCGAACGCAGCCGCGGCGAGGAACGCGAAGCCGGCGAAGAAGAACATCAGGAAGGCGTTCTCGCTCAGGCCCGTGGCGCCGATGTGCGACATCACCGTTTCGTTACGCACGCCCGCGTTGGTCAGCAGCACCCACAGGCTGCCGAACGTGCTGGCCAGGTACCAGAACGCCATGATGACGCCCTTCATCGCCTGCGGCGCCTGGCTGTAGGCGAATTCCAGCGCGGTGGCCGACACCAGCACCTCACCGAACGTGAGCAGCGCATACGGCAGGATCTGCCACGCCAGCGAGACCGGATCGCCACCGTCGATCCACAACTGCAGGATGCCGGCGAAGATCCAGGCCGCGCCCGAGAACGCGATGCCCGCACCCATGCGGCGCAGCGGCGTGGGATTGAAGCCCAGATGGCGAAGCGCCGGGTACAACACCAGATTGTTGAACGGGATCAGCAGCATCACCAGCGCGGGATTGAGCGCCTGCATCTGCGCGGCGTCGCGCACCAGCCAGCTCGGCCACCACCACGCATCGTGCGGCATGGCCATCGCATTGCCCTGCAGCACCCAGGTCGACGCTTTCTGGTCGAACAACGACCAGAACGGCGTGGTCAGTGCGAACACGATCAGGATACGCAGCACCGCGCGCACGCCGTCGACGGCCGCATCCGGGTGCACGCCGCGGGCGCGCTCCAGTTGCAGCGAAGCGCCCATGCCGCCGAAGGCGATCACCGCGCCCAGCGCAAGGCAGGCCGAGATGACGAAGCCGAACGATTCGGGCCACCACGACAGCCCCACCGTCGCGTGCACCGCCCAGCCCAGCAGCAGGCCGGCGGCCAGCGCGAAGCCGCCCACCGCCACCGCGAAACCCGGACGTCCCTGCCCCGGCGCCTGCGCCAGCAGCGCGGTGCGCGCCACGTGCAGGAAGGAATCCGGATCGGATTTCGCCGGCGGCACGTTGATGTACTGCTTGCGGCCCAGCCAGAAGATGAAGGTCGCCACGAACATCAGCGCGCCCGGGATGCCGAACGCCACCGCCGGCCCGTACTCGCGCAGGAAGATGGGCATCAGCAGCGAAGCGAAGAAGCTGCCGAAGTTGATGATCCAGTAGAAGGCGTCGAACACCTTGCGCGCCAGATGCTTGTTGGTCTGGTCGAACTGGTCGCCGACGAAGGACACCACCAGTGGCTTGATGCCGCCCGAGCCCAGCGCGATCAGGAACAGGCCCGTGTAGAACCCGGTGCGGTGGTTCTCGAACATCGCCAGGCACGCATGGCCGGCGCAGTAGATCAGCGAGAACCACAGGACGGTCCTGTACTTGCCGAAGAACCGGTCCGAGAGCCAGCCGCCCAGCAGCGGGAAGAAGTACACGCCGATGACGAAGGTGTGGAACACCTCCTTCGCCATGCCCGCGCGTTCGGCTTCCGGCAGGTAGGCCAGCATCGCGCTGCTGGCCAGGAACTGCACCAGGATGTTGCGCATCCCGTAGAAGCTGAAGCGCTCGCAGCCCTCGTTGCCGATGATGTAGGGAATCTGGCGCGGGAGCTTTGCGGCGCCCTGTGCCGTGGCCGCGCTTGCGGAAATCGTCATCCGGTTCTGCCTGTGCTGGGGTCGCCGGCGAATCCGTTCGCGGGACGGGACAAAAAAACCGGCGGAGACACGCTCCGCCGCACCCCCGAGAGTACCAAGGGGCACGTGGCAAGCGAAGTCTTGATTCCCGTGGGCAGGGACGAGCGGCGGCGGCGCGGGTGTCGCGCCGCCGCGGCGGACTTACTGAACGGCGGCGTCCGTGGCGAGGTCCGCGGCAGCGTCCTGGTCGAGGGCGGCGGCGGTGTCGTCCGCCGGCTGAGCGCCTTCGGCCAGCACGTCGAGCTCGTAACGGAAGTTCTGCATCATCTGGCGCGGACCGTCGCGCCAGGCGGCGGAGATGGCGAGCTGGTGCTTGCCCGGCGGCAGCGGCTTGAGCATCAGCCAGTAACCGTCGGTGGTCGCCGAAAACACTTCGTCCGACATCGCGAAGCAGCCGCCGGCGGCGACGCGCATGCGTTCCAGCTTGCCGATGGGACGCCCGTCCAGCAGCACCAGCCCCGTGCCGACGTTGTCGGCCAAGCGAGCGGCGGCGGCCCGCTTCTCGTCGCAGGAAACCGTGTCGCCGCCCTGCCCCATCACCCAGTTGATCAACGGTACGAACAGGTGCTTGTCGGCCGGAACCGTGCAGGTGCGCACCGCATCGAAGCGACCATCGGTGCCGGCCAGGAACCACACCGGACCTTCCTGGTGCAGCGTGCACAGACTGCCGTCGCGGTCGGCGTACGGCACGCCGGTGTCGGCGCCGAAGCGACCCACCCATTGCCACCAGCGCGCGGTCCACTGCGCCTGGTTGAGGTCGCCGACGATGCCATCGGACGGAACCCAGCGATCGTCCAGCGTGACCACCGGCGGCGGCGGCGGGGCTTCGCGCTGTCGCGACCAGCCCATTTCCTCGCTGATGTCCTTGGCTTCCTTGCAACC
It includes:
- a CDS encoding MFS transporter, with protein sequence MTISASAATAQGAAKLPRQIPYIIGNEGCERFSFYGMRNILVQFLASSAMLAYLPEAERAGMAKEVFHTFVIGVYFFPLLGGWLSDRFFGKYRTVLWFSLIYCAGHACLAMFENHRTGFYTGLFLIALGSGGIKPLVVSFVGDQFDQTNKHLARKVFDAFYWIINFGSFFASLLMPIFLREYGPAVAFGIPGALMFVATFIFWLGRKQYINVPPAKSDPDSFLHVARTALLAQAPGQGRPGFAVAVGGFALAAGLLLGWAVHATVGLSWWPESFGFVISACLALGAVIAFGGMGASLQLERARGVHPDAAVDGVRAVLRILIVFALTTPFWSLFDQKASTWVLQGNAMAMPHDAWWWPSWLVRDAAQMQALNPALVMLLIPFNNLVLYPALRHLGFNPTPLRRMGAGIAFSGAAWIFAGILQLWIDGGDPVSLAWQILPYALLTFGEVLVSATALEFAYSQAPQAMKGVIMAFWYLASTFGSLWVLLTNAGVRNETVMSHIGATGLSENAFLMFFFAGFAFLAAAAFALYARTYPMQDNYRTA